One bacterium genomic window, GCAAGCAGGTCACGAACTGGGTCCCGGTCACAGACCCGGCCGTGCTGAGCAGGCTGGAGCCGGCCGCGCGCGGGAAGGTCATGCAGGCGGACCTGAAGGCCCTCGGCGTGACCGACTTCGGTCACCCGGCGGCCGATGGCAAGCGCCTGGAGCTGTTCTTCCAGGACCGCCCCATGAAGGTCTCCCGCTGGCCCAACGAGGGCTTCGCGAAGGTCGTGGATGTGGTCGGCGGCGCGCCGCACAAGATCCACGGCATCCCCGGCGACAAGATCGGCCTGTTCACCTACGACGGTGACCGGCCGGCGCGCTGGGTCGGCGAGAGGGACCCGTGGGTGCATGGGTACTGGTTCTGGGATTGGGCCGATGAGCGCCAGCAGATCGACAAGATTGACACCGAGAAGAAGACGATCGCGCTCAAGCCACCGTACCACGGCTACGGCTACCGCAAGGGCGCCTGGTGGGCGGCCTTCAACATGCTGTCCGAGGTGGACGTGCCTGAGGAGTACTACCTGGACCGCGAGACGGGTCTCCTGTACTTCTACCCGCCCGCGCCGGTGGCGGGCGGTCCTGGAAGTCCCGCCCCACGCGCGCTCGTGTCGGTGCTCCCGGCGATTATCAACACGAAGGACACCACCAACGTGGTGCTGCGGGGCTTCACCATCGAGGCCAGCCGCGGCACTCCGGTGAACATCGGCAATGCCGAGAACGTGAAGCTGGTCGCGTGCACGATCCGCAACACCGGCGGGTCGGCGGTGAGCATGTCGGGCAAGAACAGCGCCGTCATCGGCTGCGATGTGTACGAGACCTGCAACGGCGGCATTCACCTGACCGGTGGCGACCGCAGGACGCTGACCCCGGCCAACCTGCTGGCCGAGAACAACCACGTGCACGACTATGCCCGCTGGAAGCGCGTCTACCAGCCGGGCATCACGCTGCAGGGGGTGGGCAACATCGCCCGCCGCAATCTCATTGACAACGCCCCCCACATGGCAATGGGCTTCGGCGGCAATGACCACCTGATCGAGGGCAACGAGATCCACAGCGTGTGCTACGAGTCCAACGACGCCGGGGCGATCTACACCGGCCGCAACTGGAGCATGGTCGGCACGGTGATGCGCAACAACTACCTGCACCACATCAACGGCCGCGAGGGCAAGGGCTGCGTCGGGATGTACCTGGACGACCAGTTCGGCGGCACGCAGATGACCGGCAACATCTACTTCAACGTCACCCGCGCGGCCATGATCGGCGGCGGGCGCAACTGCAGCATTGACAACAACATCTTCGTCGGCTGCGTGCCCGCCACGCATGTGGACGCGCGCGGGCTGGGCTGGGCCGCCGGCGGCCAGCCGGGCATGGTCAAGTCCCTCACCGACCTACCCTACAAGGAGTCGCCGTGGAAGGAGAAGTACCCCTGGCTGCTGACGCTGCTGGATGACGAGCCGATGGCCCCCAAGTACAACACCATCGCCCGCAACATCGCCGTCGGCGGGCGCTGGGGCGACTTCGAGGGCAAGGCCAAGCCGCTGGTCACGTTCACTGACAACACGATCGTGGACAAGGTGGACGACCCGGCCGTGCAGTTCGCCACCCCCGGGAAGCTGGCCGGTGTCAACAGCACACCGCTGGCCACGGACTTCGCCCTCAAGCCCACCTCGCCGGAGTGGAAGCTGGGCTTCAAGCCCATCCCGATGGACCAGATCGGCCTGTACAAGAGCCCCGACCGCGCCTCCTGGCCGGTGGTCAGCCACGTGCGGACGATGGAGGCCCCGCCACCGGCGGCCAAGGCCCTGTCGCGCAAGACACTCGTGGTCGCGCCGGTCGCGAAGGCCAAGAGCCCGATCACGATTGACGGCAAGCTCACCCCGGCCGAGTGGTGCGGCCTCGACCCGGCGAGGGGCCTCACGCTCGAGCAGGGCTTCTCGGGCGAGAAGATCACCCCCGCCAGCCAGGCCTGGGTGCTCTACGACGCCGACGCGCTCTATGTCGCGATGGATAACCCGGTGAACCCCAAGTTCCCGATCCGCCCCGGCAACACGTGGGGGCAGGACGACGCGGTGGAGATCGCCCTGGCGAACTTCGCCGCCGGCAAGAACGCGCCGATCATCGTGTTGCGCGGCTTCCCGTCAGGCCACTTCGAAAGCAGCGAAGAGGCCGGCGCCCCGCCGGCCGTAGTGAAGAAGGCCGGTACGGGCGTCCAGTACAAGGCGCAGATCGTGGACAGCAAGCGCTGGGTCGCCGAATGGCGCGTGCCGTGGGCGTCGCTGGGGCTGGACCCGGCGAAGCTGGGCAAGCTGAACTTCAACCTCAGCGTCCGCAAGACCGCCGACGACCAGTGGGTGGAGTGGCAGGGCACGAACGGCTGCACCTGGCAAGTGGACAACGCGGGGCTGATGGAGTTGGTGAAGTAGATGAGGGTTGAGGGGGCGGAGGAGGATCACGGCTCCTCACCCCTACCCCTCTCCCGCGCGCGGAACGACTGCGCGCCGGAGAGGGGAAGTCGGCTGTCACTCTGCAGCTTCGAAGCCACAAAGGGGTCGCACGAGACTCCCCTCTCCGGAGCGCTCGGACGTATCGAGCGGGAGGGAGAGGGGCAGGGGTGAGGACGCCGTTGCCGTACACCTACCCACCCCCGCTGCTCCGCAGCGACCCCTCCCCACAGGGGAGGGGTGGAGGCAGTGGATTGCCGTTGCCGTTCCCCCCTCTCCGGAGCGAAGCGAGGGAGAGGGGCCGGGGGTGAGGACGCCGTTCCTCCCCCGCATCACAACCGATGGAGACCGCACAACCATGCAACGACTCGCCGCCATAGCCACGCTTCTCTGCCTCGCCCTCGCCGCCCAGGCCGCCGAGCGGCCTGCCCTCCAGGACCTCGGCCGCTCCGTCAAGATGCGCATTCTCGTGGACAAGGTCATGCAGCCCACCCGCGGCTG contains:
- a CDS encoding right-handed parallel beta-helix repeat-containing protein, whose translation is MPAKLPLLFVAVLLTSLACAAPLKLYVSPKGNDSWNGKASVRKGADGPFATLAGARDAIRALKQANALPAGGATVIIERGVYEMSATFELTAEDSGTPEAPITYMARPGAEVRLVGGKQVTNWVPVTDPAVLSRLEPAARGKVMQADLKALGVTDFGHPAADGKRLELFFQDRPMKVSRWPNEGFAKVVDVVGGAPHKIHGIPGDKIGLFTYDGDRPARWVGERDPWVHGYWFWDWADERQQIDKIDTEKKTIALKPPYHGYGYRKGAWWAAFNMLSEVDVPEEYYLDRETGLLYFYPPAPVAGGPGSPAPRALVSVLPAIINTKDTTNVVLRGFTIEASRGTPVNIGNAENVKLVACTIRNTGGSAVSMSGKNSAVIGCDVYETCNGGIHLTGGDRRTLTPANLLAENNHVHDYARWKRVYQPGITLQGVGNIARRNLIDNAPHMAMGFGGNDHLIEGNEIHSVCYESNDAGAIYTGRNWSMVGTVMRNNYLHHINGREGKGCVGMYLDDQFGGTQMTGNIYFNVTRAAMIGGGRNCSIDNNIFVGCVPATHVDARGLGWAAGGQPGMVKSLTDLPYKESPWKEKYPWLLTLLDDEPMAPKYNTIARNIAVGGRWGDFEGKAKPLVTFTDNTIVDKVDDPAVQFATPGKLAGVNSTPLATDFALKPTSPEWKLGFKPIPMDQIGLYKSPDRASWPVVSHVRTMEAPPPAAKALSRKTLVVAPVAKAKSPITIDGKLTPAEWCGLDPARGLTLEQGFSGEKITPASQAWVLYDADALYVAMDNPVNPKFPIRPGNTWGQDDAVEIALANFAAGKNAPIIVLRGFPSGHFESSEEAGAPPAVVKKAGTGVQYKAQIVDSKRWVAEWRVPWASLGLDPAKLGKLNFNLSVRKTADDQWVEWQGTNGCTWQVDNAGLMELVK